TCCAGTGCCACGGGCAGCATGTTCGGGTAGTCGAGGGTGTAATGCAGGCCGCGACTCTCCTTGCGCTCCATGGCCGACAAAATCATCAGCTCGGCCACCTGGGCCAGGTTGCGCAGCTCGATCAGGTCGCGACTGACCTTGTAGTTGCTGTAGAACTCGTCGATTTCATCGAGCAACAACTGCACGCGGTGCTGCGCCCGCGCCAGGCGCTTGTTGGTACGCACGATGCCGACGTAGTCCCACATGAACCGACGCAATTCATCCCAGTTGTGCGCAATGATCACGTCTTCATCCGAGTCGGTGACCTGGCTCGCGTCCCAGACGGGCAGGGCGACGGGCATGGACACCTGCGGCAACTGCTCGACAATGTCCGCTGCCGCCGAACGCGCATAGACGAAGCACTCCAGCAGCGAGTTGCTGGCCATGCGATTGGCGCCGTGCAGGCCGGTGAAGCTGGTTTCGCCAATGGCATACAGCCCCGGCACGTCGGTGCGGCCCTGCTGGTCGACCATCACGCCGCCGCAGGTGTAGTGCGCGGCAGGCACCACCGGGATCGGCTGTTTGGTGATGTCGATGGAAAACTCGAGGCAGCGCTCGTACACGGTCGGGAAGTGCGACTTGATGAACGCTTCCGGCTTGTGGCTGATGTCCAGGTAGACGCAGTCCACGCCCAGGCGCTTCATTTCATGGTCGATGGCCCGGGCGACGATGTCGCGCGGGGCCAGTTCGGCGCGGGGGTCGAAGCGCGGCATGAAGCGCTCGCCGTTGGGCAGCTTCAGGTGGGCGCCTTCACCCCGCAGGGCCTCGGTGACCAGGAAGCTCTTGGCCTGTGGGTGATACAGGCAAGTGGGGTGAAACTGGTTGAACTCCAGGTTCGCCACCCGGCAGCCCGAACGCCAGGCCATGGCGATGCCATCGCCACAGGCGCCGTCCGGGTTGCTGGTATAGAGGTAGACCTTGGCGGCGCCACCGGAGGCGAGGATCACGAAACGCGCGCCATAGGTGTCGACTTCACCGGTGCCACGATTGAGCACGTAGGCACCGAGACAGCGATCGCCTTCCAGGCCCAGGCGTTTTTCGGTGATCAGATCGACCGCCACCCGCTGTTCCAGCAGCTCGATGTTGGAGCGTTCCCTGGCTTTGTCGAGCAGGGTGCGGAAAATCGCCGCCCCGGTCGCGTCGGCGGCGTGGATGATGCGTCGATGGCTGTGGCCGCCTTCGCGGGTCAGGTGGAACTCGAAACCACCGTCTTCATTGCCGGAATGGTCATCACGGGTGAACGGGACGCCCTGGTCGATCAGCCACTGGATCGCTTCCTTGCTGTGCTCGACGGTAAAACGCACCGCTTCTTCGTGGCACAGGCCGCCACCGGCATTGAGCGTGTCGTCGACGTGGGATTCGACGGTATCGGTGTCATCCAGCACCGCAGCGACGCCGCCCTGGGCCCAGAACGTCGAGCCATTGGCGAGGTCGCCTTTGCTCAAGACGGCGATGCGCAAATGACCGGGCAGGGTCAGCGCAAGACTCAAACCGGCAGCGCCGCTGCCAATCACCAGAACATCGTGTTGAAACTGTTGGCTCATTTCAGGATTCCGCTCAAAGCGACCCGGGTCGGGGTAGGCGCCAGACTTCTGCAACGGCGAGTCGGGCAGCCACACAGCCCACTAGTATATAGAGGGGGGGATCGGCACAATAGCCGGGCATACATGGCATTGTGAAACTACAGTGACAGGATCAGTCTGACGCTTCGTCGGATGATTTTCAGCGCCGTTTGGCGGCCAGGCGACTGTATCGTGGATTTAACAGTATTTTTCCATTCCAGGTTGCACAATGTCCGTGTGGCACTGTTACAAATATTTGGAACTTTTGCCAAAGGCCCAAGATCAATAGTCCGTTGCCTGAATCAAGGGACAGCGTCGGCGCCAGTGGAGGATTGCAGTTTGATTCCGACTGTCGAATCCGATGACAAGATAATTCGCGCGGCCGGGGTAAACCCGAGCTGCGCTTTTCGTGCGTGCCAGATCAGAGCCCGCAGGAAACTTGCTTGGAGGGGAGAACTTTTGCGAAAAGCCCGAGTCTATGTTTGCAAGTCTGGTCGTTTAGCTATGCAAGCTTCCT
This DNA window, taken from Pseudomonas sp. MYb118, encodes the following:
- the nadB gene encoding L-aspartate oxidase → MSQQFQHDVLVIGSGAAGLSLALTLPGHLRIAVLSKGDLANGSTFWAQGGVAAVLDDTDTVESHVDDTLNAGGGLCHEEAVRFTVEHSKEAIQWLIDQGVPFTRDDHSGNEDGGFEFHLTREGGHSHRRIIHAADATGAAIFRTLLDKARERSNIELLEQRVAVDLITEKRLGLEGDRCLGAYVLNRGTGEVDTYGARFVILASGGAAKVYLYTSNPDGACGDGIAMAWRSGCRVANLEFNQFHPTCLYHPQAKSFLVTEALRGEGAHLKLPNGERFMPRFDPRAELAPRDIVARAIDHEMKRLGVDCVYLDISHKPEAFIKSHFPTVYERCLEFSIDITKQPIPVVPAAHYTCGGVMVDQQGRTDVPGLYAIGETSFTGLHGANRMASNSLLECFVYARSAAADIVEQLPQVSMPVALPVWDASQVTDSDEDVIIAHNWDELRRFMWDYVGIVRTNKRLARAQHRVQLLLDEIDEFYSNYKVSRDLIELRNLAQVAELMILSAMERKESRGLHYTLDYPNMLPVALDTILVPPTYVG